One Methanolobus sp. WCC4 DNA segment encodes these proteins:
- a CDS encoding DUF1638 domain-containing protein: protein MPVVTFIACRMFEDEIVHIAEKDDSIKKLLIVDNVDSAGLVDKLRDADCNYSLISENGIIEGPKDEGLTLVVEMLELALHAQPEHLKEVVYGKAREMAEFSDGILLFYGLCGNVLGKVDTELADLPCPVRILKEDNGDVIDDCIGAVLGSRAAYLEKLKSFNGVGTFFMTPMWAAHWREMVVSAGMTPNPDDIKLSKFVFDYAGYRNVAKMDTGLHYEKKFEPMVEEFARLFEFDVIDMKASPDLLVRCYERLRDEVCQP, encoded by the coding sequence ATGCCAGTCGTTACTTTTATTGCCTGCAGGATGTTCGAGGACGAGATAGTCCACATTGCTGAAAAAGATGATTCGATAAAGAAACTGTTGATAGTGGATAATGTTGATTCCGCTGGCCTGGTGGATAAGTTAAGGGATGCTGATTGTAATTATTCCCTTATTTCGGAAAATGGGATAATCGAGGGTCCGAAGGACGAGGGTCTTACTCTTGTTGTAGAGATGCTTGAGCTTGCCCTGCATGCCCAACCTGAACATCTCAAAGAGGTGGTCTATGGAAAGGCCCGTGAGATGGCAGAGTTTTCAGATGGTATCCTGCTCTTCTACGGCCTCTGTGGTAATGTCCTTGGCAAGGTGGATACAGAGCTTGCAGACCTCCCATGTCCGGTGCGTATACTGAAAGAGGATAATGGGGATGTCATCGATGATTGTATCGGTGCTGTTCTGGGAAGTCGGGCTGCATATCTGGAGAAGCTGAAGAGTTTCAATGGTGTGGGTACTTTCTTCATGACGCCAATGTGGGCAGCCCACTGGCGTGAGATGGTGGTGTCTGCGGGAATGACGCCCAATCCGGATGATATAAAGCTCTCAAAGTTCGTCTTTGACTATGCAGGGTACAGGAATGTAGCTAAAATGGACACCGGACTGCATTATGAGAAGAAGTTCGAACCAATGGTGGAAGAGTTCGCAAGGCTCTTCGAGTTTGATGTAATTGATATGAAAGCAAGTCCTGACCTGCTGGTACGTTGCTATGAGCGATTGAGGGATGAGGTTTGCCAGCCTTGA
- a CDS encoding cation:proton antiporter, whose translation MELTLFTDIGIIFGLSIIILLLFNRMKLPSVLGFLVTGMLAGPHWLGIISSISEVEALAEIGIILLLFTIGVEMSIRELWDIRRSVLLGGTMQIAMTILLVYSVDRYFGLSFNTSLFIGFLISLSSTAIVLKLLQERAELDTPHGKTSLGILIFQDIIIVPVILITPILAGASTSSGDTLSLFLLKAIGVIVLVLVSARWIIPSLLFQIAKTRNRELFLLSIVFICLATAWLTSSIGLSLALGAFMAGLIISESEYSHQAMGNIIPFRDIFMSFFFVSIGMLLNIGFFTDNVLYLLLLALAVIIIKFATAGLATLILGYPLRTIIITGLALAQVGEFSFVLSTFGLEYALLDQDMYQKFLAVSIITMAVTPFITELSYGVSDRATKTIPYQKLVNGFYANALTKDNEEKIKDHLIIVGYGFNGRTLSHAARNADIPYVIIETNPETVRQEKKKGEHIHYGDASHEAVLKSANIDSARILIVGISDLVATRKIINMAKSLKPDIYIIARTRYLSEMKKLHELGADEVIPEEYETSVEIFVRLLKKYLVPEEDIDKFTREVRANGYCMLRKSYSSGKERSFSLREELPGMEVSTFKVGDNCHASGRTLKNLEIRTRHKATILAIRRGDETITNPSGDIPLYSGDICIIFGKPEDLHRIRELFRGPACDIP comes from the coding sequence ATGGAATTGACACTATTTACTGATATAGGGATCATCTTTGGATTGTCCATAATAATACTGCTGTTATTCAACAGAATGAAACTGCCATCTGTACTTGGTTTCCTTGTCACAGGCATGCTTGCAGGACCTCACTGGCTTGGGATCATCAGCAGTATAAGTGAAGTAGAAGCCCTTGCAGAGATAGGGATAATCCTCCTCCTTTTCACGATCGGTGTGGAAATGTCCATAAGAGAACTATGGGACATCAGGAGGTCAGTCCTGCTCGGAGGAACCATGCAGATAGCCATGACCATTCTGCTGGTCTACTCAGTTGATCGCTATTTCGGACTCAGTTTTAATACATCATTGTTCATAGGTTTCCTGATATCACTCAGCAGTACGGCCATAGTTCTTAAACTGCTTCAGGAAAGAGCGGAACTTGACACACCACATGGGAAGACATCCCTTGGAATACTGATATTTCAGGATATTATCATCGTGCCAGTGATCCTTATAACGCCGATACTTGCAGGTGCATCCACTTCATCAGGCGATACCCTCTCATTGTTCCTGCTCAAAGCCATAGGAGTCATAGTACTTGTCCTTGTAAGTGCAAGATGGATCATTCCATCCCTGTTGTTCCAGATAGCAAAAACAAGGAACAGAGAATTGTTCCTTTTGAGCATAGTATTCATCTGTCTGGCAACCGCGTGGCTCACATCCAGCATAGGATTATCACTTGCATTAGGAGCCTTCATGGCTGGCCTTATAATATCAGAATCTGAGTACAGCCATCAGGCAATGGGAAATATAATTCCGTTCAGGGATATTTTCATGAGCTTTTTCTTTGTATCCATAGGAATGCTGCTGAATATCGGATTCTTCACCGATAATGTTCTTTACCTTCTTCTTCTGGCACTGGCAGTGATTATCATAAAATTTGCTACTGCAGGTCTTGCGACACTCATACTAGGATATCCACTGAGAACGATAATAATCACTGGTCTGGCTCTGGCACAGGTCGGAGAATTCTCATTTGTACTCTCGACATTCGGGCTGGAATACGCCCTGCTGGACCAGGACATGTACCAGAAGTTCCTGGCAGTCTCGATCATCACGATGGCAGTGACACCATTCATTACAGAACTATCATATGGAGTCTCTGACAGAGCAACAAAGACCATACCTTATCAGAAACTGGTCAATGGTTTCTATGCAAATGCGCTCACAAAGGACAATGAAGAGAAAATAAAGGACCATCTGATCATAGTAGGCTACGGATTCAACGGCAGGACACTGTCCCATGCAGCAAGGAATGCAGACATACCTTATGTGATAATTGAGACAAATCCTGAAACTGTCCGACAGGAGAAGAAGAAAGGAGAGCACATTCATTATGGAGATGCAAGTCATGAGGCAGTGCTGAAGTCTGCAAATATTGACTCTGCAAGGATACTCATTGTTGGTATATCAGACCTTGTTGCCACAAGGAAGATAATCAATATGGCAAAGAGTCTGAAACCGGACATTTACATAATAGCCAGGACACGTTATCTCAGTGAGATGAAGAAACTCCATGAACTCGGAGCAGATGAGGTCATCCCCGAGGAATACGAGACATCGGTGGAGATATTCGTGCGCCTGCTGAAGAAATATCTTGTACCTGAAGAGGACATCGATAAGTTCACAAGGGAAGTTCGTGCCAATGGATACTGTATGCTCAGGAAGTCATATTCCAGTGGCAAGGAAAGGAGCTTTAGTTTAAGGGAAGAACTTCCGGGGATGGAGGTCAGTACTTTCAAAGTAGGGGATAACTGCCATGCCAGTGGAAGGACACTGAAGAACCTAGAGATAAGGACAAGACATAAGGCGACTATCCTGGCGATCAGACGAGGGGACGAGACGATCACAAACCCTTCTGGTGACATTCCCCTCTATTCAGGAGATATCTGTATAATTTTCGGGAAGCCTGAAGACCTTCATAGGATCAGGGAACTTTTCAGGGGACCAGCATGTGATATACCCTGA
- a CDS encoding nitroreductase family protein, producing the protein MAKISINPESCTRCGICVKICPVGIIVPGADANVPFIPAEAEAFCSECGACEAYCPVECISPVFETEHYGTTEAGAAGITPEQLGTYMVSRRSIRNYLGKPVDKAKIEDMLDIVRYSPSGMNGQPVNWTIVHDAERVKKLTALTIEWMHNVLESDVDHPVRPFMPALIGSFEAGNDPICRGAPHVAIAHAPAENPLAFTDSIIALTWLELAAPAFGIGACWAGFLKIAADSYEPIREELGLPEGHAVHYAMMFGYPKYKATRVPGRNPANINWR; encoded by the coding sequence ATGGCCAAGATATCAATTAATCCTGAATCCTGTACTCGCTGTGGAATATGCGTGAAGATATGCCCGGTTGGAATTATCGTCCCCGGGGCTGATGCCAATGTACCATTCATTCCTGCAGAGGCCGAGGCGTTCTGTTCGGAATGTGGTGCTTGCGAGGCATACTGCCCCGTTGAATGCATCTCCCCTGTCTTTGAGACAGAACACTATGGTACAACAGAAGCCGGTGCCGCAGGTATCACACCGGAACAGCTTGGTACTTACATGGTCAGCCGCCGTTCCATTCGTAACTATCTGGGCAAGCCTGTTGATAAGGCAAAGATCGAGGACATGCTGGACATAGTCCGCTATTCCCCTTCAGGAATGAACGGCCAGCCTGTGAACTGGACCATCGTTCATGATGCTGAGAGAGTAAAGAAGCTCACAGCCCTGACCATCGAATGGATGCATAACGTACTTGAAAGCGATGTCGACCATCCGGTAAGACCGTTCATGCCAGCACTCATTGGCAGCTTTGAAGCAGGCAATGACCCCATATGCCGTGGTGCTCCCCATGTGGCAATAGCCCATGCTCCTGCCGAGAACCCACTGGCCTTCACGGATTCCATCATCGCCCTCACATGGCTTGAGCTAGCAGCTCCGGCATTTGGTATTGGGGCCTGCTGGGCCGGTTTCCTGAAAATAGCCGCAGACTCCTATGAACCAATAAGGGAAGAACTTGGCCTGCCCGAGGGTCATGCAGTGCACTATGCCATGATGTTCGGTTATCCCAAGTACAAAGCAACAAGAGTTCCCGGAAGGAATCCTGCGAATATTAACTGGAGATGA
- a CDS encoding winged helix-turn-helix domain-containing protein, which produces MEQDTAYESELSDIKLKLSDIHNDIRSFMESTNHQHLDSVVRSVKDDYSGVIVRHLMDDAGKDLEKNMVKKCEMRGQCKGLLSNVLQKNAGLIRDGTVNEASIEENRLELRKLRTMVPYDKCDICFAEASEIMSKQVTLMRSMKIYETNSEKRQDLSQLPPDVVVGDILEPLCHQKRFEILKAISAETKSFSSLSDLTGLRGGNLLFHLQKLMQKGMIIQRHERGDYMITGKGFKVMEGVSSIYSALTPQEPAEDS; this is translated from the coding sequence ATGGAACAGGATACTGCTTATGAGTCCGAGCTTTCTGATATTAAGCTGAAGCTCTCTGATATCCACAATGACATCAGGTCCTTTATGGAATCTACTAATCACCAGCATCTTGATTCTGTTGTACGTAGTGTGAAGGATGATTACTCAGGTGTCATTGTCCGTCATCTGATGGATGATGCCGGGAAGGACCTTGAGAAGAATATGGTGAAGAAATGTGAGATGCGAGGCCAATGTAAGGGCCTTCTGTCAAATGTCCTGCAGAAGAATGCGGGTCTTATCAGGGATGGCACTGTCAATGAAGCATCCATAGAAGAGAACCGCCTTGAACTCAGGAAGCTTCGTACCATGGTTCCCTATGATAAATGTGACATCTGTTTTGCAGAGGCCTCTGAAATAATGTCAAAACAGGTAACCCTTATGCGCTCCATGAAGATATACGAGACCAACAGCGAGAAACGGCAGGACCTTAGCCAGCTTCCTCCTGATGTTGTCGTCGGTGATATCCTTGAGCCCCTGTGCCATCAGAAGCGCTTTGAGATACTGAAGGCCATTTCAGCAGAAACGAAAAGTTTCTCCTCCCTGTCCGATCTTACAGGTTTGCGTGGAGGGAACCTTCTGTTCCATCTCCAGAAACTAATGCAAAAAGGTATGATCATCCAGCGTCATGAAAGAGGAGACTATATGATAACCGGTAAGGGATTCAAGGTCATGGAAGGTGTGAGCAGCATCTATTCCGCACTGACACCCCAGGAGCCAGCAGAAGATAGCTGA
- a CDS encoding methyl-accepting chemotaxis protein — protein sequence MFENVRIKNILIGSFAVLLLLTAIVGYSGYNGLTNVDDRVHKADDMNRLVKYMKDARIAEENYQLTYDATYSEKVNSIVADIVAQTESSKEVFTDPVNDQQMDDVQAAALGYNGAFNDYVDMELQKKEAEAVLIEQGTVLGDQIDQILASQEKDLSNAIEQNADAAIIQSETANVDYANQLMQLTLISRGEALRYMFYGEDKHVNNVNDGMDEIIVLAETLDSRFQDPEDKANAQGIIAAAALYKEDFNNYVSFSEEQKVAKETMLQQATAVQVITEEARADQKEKMDQEIQSAISTLVIMVIVAIIAGTAMAFFISKLISKPINKIVDDFKQLTDDTINGKLDRRADTNVSIDFEEIPKGFNQVLDAVISPLNVAAEYIERISNGDIPQRITDEYRGDFNEIKNNLNQCIDTVGALVEDVNMLSAAAVEGKLDTRADASRHQGDYRSIVEGVNDTLDAVIGPLNVAAEYVDRISHGEIPDKISDEYSGDFNEIKNNLNQCIDAINELVADANMLSKAAVEGRLDTRADASKHHGDYRAIVEGVNGTLDAVIGPLNVAADYVDKISRGDVPERITDDYNGDFNTIKNNLNQCIDAINLLVDDANMLSEAAVEGRLDTRADASKHHGDYRAIVEGVNDTLDAVIGPLNVAAEYVDRISHGEIPDKITDNYNGDFNEIKDNLNQCIDAINELVADANMLSEAAVEGRLDTRADASKHFGDYRAIVEGVNDTLDAVIGPLNVAADYVDKISRGDVPERITDDYNGDFNTIKNNLNQCIDAINLLVSDANMLSAAAVEGKLDTRADASRHHGDYRAIVEGVNDTLDAVIGPLNVAADYVDHISKGAIPEMITDDYNGDFNTIKNNLNQCITAINELVADANMLSEAAVEGRLDTRADASKHHGDYRAIVEGVNGTLDAVIGPLNVAADYVDKISRGDVPERITDNYNGDFNTIKNNLNQCIDAINLLVSDANMLSVAAVEGKLDTRADASRHHGDYRAIVEGVNDTLDAVIGPLNVAAEYVDRIAHGDIPQHITDEYHGDFNEIKDNLNTCIDAINTLVADADVLAQAGINGELGTRADASKHQGDYLKIVEGVNNCLDAVVGPVNEASRIITSYAEGDLDARVAIDARGDFKVLGDTLDGFGDTLQGIIGDSCAVLDAISSNDLTRKVSVYGVGDFVQLTEGVENCRSSLNDMVSLVTDNAEAIASTAQEMSASSEEMSATAEQITGTVAEISRGTQVQSSKAEEVSRAMGDMNRTVQEVATNSDKAAQNAVESNKLIQNLGEMSRDLMLKMNSIKSAVGDSSDVINELDEKSNQIGQIVNLITSIADQTNLLALNAAIEAARAGEHGKGFAVVADEVRKLAEDSGNAAKQIAELITEMQKGTMDAVSSMKRGAEEVDTGAASLENSVVAIGEVVEAGNTIVNMVQEIAAAAEEQSASIEEVTSSVEEVSAISEQSAAGSEQASASVQEQTASMQELARSAQELSDVAANMQLVVSKFKLDTAGKDSTVDIDQVRSLEDQELSTDYSRNVLV from the coding sequence ATGTTTGAGAATGTAAGGATAAAAAATATTCTAATAGGAAGTTTTGCAGTATTGCTCTTATTAACTGCTATTGTAGGATATAGCGGTTATAATGGATTGACAAATGTGGATGACAGGGTTCATAAAGCAGATGATATGAACCGACTTGTTAAATATATGAAAGATGCCCGCATTGCAGAAGAGAACTATCAATTGACCTATGATGCTACGTATTCTGAAAAAGTGAACAGCATTGTAGCTGACATTGTAGCTCAAACAGAGTCATCAAAGGAAGTCTTCACTGATCCTGTGAACGACCAGCAGATGGATGATGTTCAGGCAGCGGCATTAGGTTATAATGGCGCATTCAATGATTATGTAGATATGGAGCTTCAAAAAAAGGAAGCTGAAGCAGTTCTGATTGAGCAGGGAACTGTTCTTGGTGATCAGATCGATCAGATTCTTGCAAGTCAGGAAAAAGACCTTTCAAATGCAATTGAACAAAACGCAGATGCTGCCATCATACAGAGCGAGACCGCAAATGTGGATTATGCCAATCAGCTTATGCAGTTGACCCTTATATCCCGTGGTGAAGCACTGCGTTACATGTTCTATGGTGAAGACAAGCACGTGAATAATGTCAACGATGGCATGGATGAGATCATAGTTCTTGCAGAAACCCTGGATTCACGTTTCCAGGATCCTGAAGACAAAGCTAATGCACAGGGAATAATTGCCGCAGCAGCCCTGTACAAAGAGGACTTCAATAATTATGTATCCTTTTCAGAAGAGCAGAAAGTTGCAAAGGAGACAATGCTGCAGCAAGCAACCGCTGTTCAGGTCATAACGGAGGAGGCACGTGCTGACCAGAAAGAGAAGATGGACCAGGAAATTCAAAGTGCGATATCTACACTGGTCATAATGGTCATCGTAGCTATTATTGCAGGAACTGCAATGGCATTCTTTATCTCTAAGCTCATATCAAAGCCAATAAACAAGATAGTAGATGACTTTAAGCAACTGACCGATGATACGATCAATGGTAAGCTTGACAGAAGGGCAGATACCAATGTAAGCATTGACTTCGAGGAGATACCAAAAGGCTTCAATCAGGTACTGGATGCTGTGATAAGCCCACTCAATGTAGCTGCTGAATACATCGAACGTATCTCTAATGGTGACATTCCCCAGAGGATCACCGATGAGTACAGAGGTGACTTCAATGAGATCAAGAACAATCTAAACCAGTGTATAGATACTGTCGGTGCTCTGGTGGAAGATGTCAATATGCTTTCTGCAGCAGCTGTTGAAGGTAAGCTTGATACCCGTGCTGATGCTTCAAGACACCAGGGAGATTATCGTTCTATCGTCGAAGGTGTTAATGATACCCTTGATGCTGTTATTGGTCCGCTTAATGTGGCTGCTGAATATGTTGACCGTATATCACATGGAGAAATACCTGACAAGATAAGTGATGAATATTCAGGTGATTTCAATGAGATCAAGAACAACCTTAACCAGTGTATCGATGCAATAAACGAGCTTGTTGCTGATGCTAATATGTTGTCCAAAGCAGCAGTTGAGGGTAGGCTTGATACCCGTGCCGATGCTTCCAAGCACCACGGTGATTATAGGGCCATTGTTGAAGGTGTGAATGGTACTCTTGATGCTGTTATCGGTCCACTTAATGTGGCAGCCGATTATGTCGACAAGATATCCAGAGGAGATGTTCCTGAGAGGATCACCGATGATTACAATGGTGACTTCAACACTATCAAGAACAACCTCAACCAGTGTATCGACGCAATAAACCTGCTTGTTGATGATGCCAATATGTTATCAGAGGCTGCTGTTGAGGGTCGTCTTGATACTCGTGCTGACGCTTCTAAGCATCACGGTGATTATCGTGCTATTGTCGAAGGTGTTAATGATACCCTTGATGCTGTCATCGGTCCGCTCAATGTGGCTGCTGAATATGTTGATCGTATATCTCATGGTGAGATACCTGATAAGATCACTGACAATTACAATGGTGACTTCAATGAGATCAAGGATAACCTTAACCAGTGTATCGATGCAATAAATGAGCTTGTTGCTGATGCTAATATGTTATCGGAGGCTGCTGTAGAGGGCAGACTTGATACTCGTGCCGATGCTTCCAAGCACTTCGGTGACTATCGTGCTATTGTTGAAGGCGTCAATGATACCCTTGATGCCGTTATCGGTCCGCTCAATGTGGCAGCCGATTATGTCGATAAGATATCCAGAGGCGATGTTCCTGAGAGGATCACTGATGATTACAATGGTGACTTCAACACCATCAAGAACAACCTCAACCAGTGTATCGATGCAATAAACCTGCTTGTTTCTGATGCCAATATGCTTTCTGCAGCAGCTGTTGAAGGTAAGCTTGATACTCGTGCCGATGCTTCCAGGCACCACGGTGATTACAGGGCTATCGTTGAAGGTGTTAATGATACCCTTGATGCTGTTATCGGTCCGCTTAATGTGGCAGCCGATTATGTCGATCACATTTCTAAAGGTGCCATTCCTGAGATGATCACTGACGACTACAACGGTGACTTCAACACTATCAAGAACAACCTTAACCAGTGTATCACTGCAATAAACGAACTAGTTGCCGATGCCAATATGTTATCAGAGGCTGCTGTAGAGGGAAGGCTTGATACTCGTGCCGATGCTTCCAAGCACCACGGTGATTATAGGGCCATTGTTGAAGGTGTTAATGGTACTCTTGATGCTGTCATCGGTCCGCTCAATGTGGCAGCCGATTATGTCGATAAGATATCCAGAGGCGATGTTCCTGAAAGGATCACTGATAACTACAACGGTGATTTCAACACCATCAAGAACAACCTCAATCAGTGTATCGATGCAATAAACCTGCTTGTTTCGGATGCCAATATGCTTTCCGTAGCAGCGGTCGAAGGTAAGCTCGATACTCGTGCCGATGCTTCCAGGCACCATGGTGATTACAGAGCTATTGTCGAAGGTGTTAATGATACTCTTGATGCCGTTATCGGTCCACTCAACGTGGCTGCTGAATATGTTGACCGTATCGCCCATGGTGATATCCCTCAACACATAACAGATGAATACCATGGTGATTTCAATGAGATAAAGGATAACCTTAACACCTGTATTGATGCGATAAACACATTGGTTGCCGATGCAGATGTCCTGGCACAGGCCGGTATTAACGGTGAACTGGGCACTCGTGCCGATGCATCAAAGCATCAGGGCGATTATCTCAAGATCGTCGAAGGTGTCAATAACTGTCTTGATGCTGTTGTAGGTCCGGTGAATGAGGCTTCAAGGATAATCACATCCTATGCAGAAGGTGACCTTGACGCAAGGGTTGCTATTGATGCCAGGGGCGACTTCAAGGTCCTTGGGGACACGCTTGATGGTTTCGGTGACACATTACAGGGTATCATTGGCGATTCATGTGCTGTTCTTGATGCTATATCATCAAATGACCTCACAAGAAAGGTATCCGTGTATGGTGTAGGGGACTTTGTCCAGCTCACTGAAGGTGTGGAGAACTGCAGGTCCTCACTTAATGACATGGTAAGTCTTGTAACGGATAACGCTGAGGCTATTGCATCAACCGCTCAGGAGATGTCTGCATCCAGCGAAGAAATGTCTGCTACCGCTGAACAGATCACAGGTACTGTGGCTGAGATCTCAAGAGGTACTCAGGTCCAGTCCAGCAAGGCTGAAGAAGTATCAAGGGCAATGGGTGATATGAATCGTACTGTTCAGGAAGTAGCTACAAATTCTGATAAGGCTGCACAGAATGCCGTTGAATCCAACAAATTGATACAGAACCTCGGAGAGATGTCAAGGGATCTCATGTTAAAGATGAACAGTATCAAATCTGCTGTTGGTGATTCATCAGATGTTATCAATGAGCTGGATGAGAAGTCCAATCAGATCGGACAGATCGTGAACCTGATCACAAGTATTGCTGATCAGACCAACCTGCTTGCCCTTAATGCAGCTATTGAGGCTGCAAGGGCAGGAGAACATGGCAAAGGATTTGCCGTGGTTGCTGATGAGGTTAGGAAACTGGCTGAGGATTCGGGTAATGCTGCCAAGCAGATCGCAGAACTTATTACTGAGATGCAGAAAGGAACCATGGATGCTGTTTCCTCAATGAAGCGAGGTGCTGAAGAAGTTGATACAGGTGCAGCTTCCCTTGAGAACTCCGTAGTTGCGATCGGTGAGGTGGTAGAGGCTGGAAATACTATCGTTAACATGGTCCAGGAGATTGCTGCCGCTGCAGAAGAACAGTCCGCTTCTATCGAAGAGGTCACATCATCTGTAGAAGAGGTATCTGCTATATCCGAGCAATCAGCTGCAGGTTCAGAACAGGCTTCTGCATCTGTACAGGAGCAGACAGCTTCTATGCAGGAACTGGCAAGATCAGCTCAGGAACTTTCAGATGTTGCAGCCAACATGCAACTGGTAGTTTCCAAGTTCAAACTGGATACTGCAGGCAAGGATTCAACTGTTGACATCGATCAGGTCCGATCATTAGAGGACCAGGAACTGTCTACAGACTATTCCCGGAATGTATTGGTATGA
- a CDS encoding MTH865 family protein translates to MSVKEEIHSQIIGGLADATFPINTPEELLAAFPAGADTTCKAGDVSVTAGEAGGLLKESDFPFKSAKEVADVIVERAGL, encoded by the coding sequence ATGAGCGTAAAAGAAGAGATCCATTCCCAGATCATTGGCGGACTTGCAGATGCAACATTCCCTATAAACACACCCGAAGAACTTCTTGCAGCATTCCCTGCAGGTGCAGACACAACATGTAAAGCAGGAGATGTATCTGTTACCGCCGGTGAAGCAGGAGGATTGCTCAAGGAAAGTGATTTCCCATTCAAAAGTGCAAAAGAAGTAGCAGATGTGATCGTTGAGAGAGCAGGACTTTAA
- a CDS encoding ATP-binding cassette domain-containing protein codes for MKMGILDIQNLSISYDSRPILSGFDLSVSKGEKILIKGRSGIGKSTIFRLIMGFGVQDSGGISMDGVPVDADNIWDMRKRIAYVSQDTDIGEGKVADLIGEIFSFKANRGAYEEDDLERIMSDLSLSPRILNKEFTKLSGGEKQRITLLMALLSGKDIFLLDEVTAELDSGLKQKVVEMFFDDPQWTVLAISHDREWENRATKVIDLSGKVD; via the coding sequence ATGAAAATGGGAATACTGGATATCCAAAACCTTTCGATCAGTTATGATAGCAGACCGATCCTTTCAGGCTTCGATCTCTCTGTTTCAAAAGGAGAGAAGATCCTCATAAAAGGAAGGTCTGGTATTGGAAAATCAACGATTTTCAGGTTGATAATGGGATTCGGTGTTCAGGACTCGGGAGGGATATCCATGGATGGGGTTCCGGTAGATGCTGACAACATATGGGATATGAGGAAAAGAATTGCTTATGTATCCCAGGATACGGATATTGGAGAGGGTAAAGTAGCTGACCTTATAGGGGAAATATTCTCGTTCAAAGCAAACAGGGGTGCATATGAAGAAGATGATCTGGAACGGATAATGTCTGACCTGTCTTTGTCTCCGCGGATACTGAACAAGGAATTTACGAAGCTTTCAGGTGGGGAAAAACAAAGAATAACCCTGTTGATGGCATTGTTATCCGGGAAGGATATCTTCCTTCTTGATGAGGTTACAGCTGAACTTGATTCCGGTTTGAAGCAAAAGGTCGTGGAGATGTTCTTTGACGATCCTCAGTGGACAGTGTTAGCCATATCTCATGACAGGGAATGGGAGAACAGGGCTACGAAGGTTATCGATCTTTCAGGTAAGGTGGACTGA
- a CDS encoding ABC transporter permease — MESYDISLEGMLFALLLLLIPVIISYYLGLKLTSSTLESAFRMVLQLLFVGVFLTFVFDLNSALLNIAWVLVMIYVASHNVLKNAELKTSKLLPLLALFMAVTNYAMLLYFNRFILDLNNLFEARYFIPIGGMVLGNSLRANIIGIENFCSEIQRNENRYLFRLSMGAEKTEALVPYLRKSIGVALKPTIANMATIGIVFIPGMMTGQILAGASPLVAIEYQIAIMIAIYVSTTVNVLLGVLVLMYRGFDEYGMFRKELLRNA; from the coding sequence ATGGAAAGTTATGATATAAGTCTGGAAGGTATGCTCTTTGCATTGCTTCTCCTGCTGATCCCGGTCATCATAAGTTATTATCTTGGTCTTAAATTAACGTCGTCGACCCTTGAAAGTGCTTTTCGTATGGTGCTTCAGCTCCTTTTTGTCGGTGTCTTCCTTACCTTCGTGTTCGATCTGAACAGTGCGCTGCTGAACATTGCATGGGTTCTTGTGATGATATACGTTGCATCGCACAATGTACTGAAGAATGCAGAACTGAAAACCAGTAAACTGCTTCCTTTACTTGCGCTTTTCATGGCAGTTACGAACTATGCCATGCTGCTCTATTTCAACAGGTTCATACTGGACCTGAACAACCTTTTCGAGGCAAGGTATTTCATACCAATAGGAGGCATGGTGCTTGGCAATTCCCTGAGGGCCAATATCATAGGTATAGAGAATTTCTGTAGCGAGATCCAGAGGAATGAGAACCGCTACCTTTTCCGTTTGTCCATGGGTGCGGAAAAGACAGAGGCACTTGTCCCATACCTTCGGAAAAGCATAGGGGTTGCATTAAAGCCGACCATTGCGAACATGGCTACCATAGGTATTGTCTTCATTCCGGGAATGATGACCGGGCAGATCCTTGCCGGTGCAAGCCCACTGGTTGCCATTGAATACCAGATAGCCATTATGATAGCTATCTATGTGTCTACAACCGTGAATGTGCTGCTTGGCGTACTTGTCCTGATGTACAGGGGATTCGATGAGTACGGGATGTTCAGGAAAGAATTGCTCAGGAATGCCTGA